In a single window of the Pithys albifrons albifrons isolate INPA30051 chromosome 19, PitAlb_v1, whole genome shotgun sequence genome:
- the EXOC7 gene encoding exocyst complex component 7 isoform X1, which yields MIPSEEVSARRREIEDKLKQEEETLSFIKESLEKSDQLTKNMVSILSSFESRLMKLENSIIPVHKQTENLQRLQENVEKTLSCLDHVISYYHVAKDTEKIIKEGPTGRLEEYLNCMDKIQKAVEYFQDNNPDSPELNRVKSLFERGKESLESEFRSLMTRHTKPVPPILILDLISGDDEMETQEEMSLEHLPESVLHDIIRISGWLVENGRNQDFMTVYFQIRSVQLDRSIKGLKDHFRKNSSSSGVPYSPAIQNKRKDTPTKKPIKRPVLIPGTIRKAQNLLKQYSQHGLDGKKGASNLIPMEGHEHDLRVKHLCDTLSDKHGPAAGRDDVFDIEIDAYIHCVSAFVKLAQSEYQLLTEIVPEHHQKKTFDSLIQESLDNLIMEGDNIVSAARKAIIRHDYSAVLTIFPILKHLKQMKPEFDQVLQGTAAGTKNKLPGLITSMETTGAKALEEFADNIKNDPDKEYNMPKDGTVHELTSNAILFLQQLLDFQETAGAMLASQVLGDTYNIPLDHRETSSSASSYSSEFSRRLLSTYICKVLGNLQLNLLSKSKVYEDPALSAIFLHNNYNYILKSLEKSELIQLVAVTQKTAERSYRELIEQQIQTYQRSWLKVTDYISERNLPVFQPGVKLKDKERQMIKERFKGFNDGLEELCKIQKAWAIPDMEQRDKIRRAQKTIVKETYGAFLNRFGNVPFTKNPEKYIKYQVDQVGEMIEKLFDTSA from the exons ATGATCCCGAGCGAGGAGGTGTCGGCCCGCAGGAGGGAGATCGAGGACAAGCTCAAGCAG GAGGAAGAAACTCTGTCCTTTATCAAAGAGAGCCTTGAGAAGAGTGACCAGCTCACCAAGAACATG GTTTCTATCCTGTCCTCCTTTGAAAGTCGTCTGATGAAGTTGGAGAACTCGATCATCCCAGTCCATAAACAGACAGAGAACCTGCAGCGCCTGCAGGAGAACGTGGAGAAGACCCTGTCCTGCCTGGATCACGTAATCAGTTACTACCATGTGGCCAAAGACACAGAGAAGATCATAAAGGAGGG CCCCACTGGGAGGTTGGAGGAATACTTGAACTGCATGGACAAAATCCAGAAGGCAGTGGAATATTTCCAGGACAACAATCCGGACAGCCCAGAGCTGAACCGTGTG AAATCCCTCTTTGAGAGGGGCAAGGAATCCCTGGAGTCGGAGTTCCGCAGCTTGATGACACGACACACCAAGCCAGTCCCACCCATCCTCATCCTGGACCTGATCAGTGGGGATGACGAAATGGAGACGCAGGAGGAGATGTCTCTGGAGCACCTCCCGGAGAGTGTCCTGCACGACATCATCCGCATTTCTGGCTGGCTGGTGGAGAACGGCAGGAATCAAG ATTTCATGACTGTTTACTTCCAAATCCGCTCTGTCCAGCTCGACCGCTCCATCAAGGGGCTGAAGGACCATTTCCGTAAGAACAGCTCTTCCTCTGGGGTGCCCTATTCCCCTGCCATTCAGAACAAAAGGAAGGACACCCCCACCAAAAAGCCAATCAAGAGGCCAG tcCTCATCCCAG GCACGATCCGTAAGGCTCAGAACCTTCTGAAACAGTACTCTCAGCATGGTCTAGATGGGAAAAAGGGGGCCTCTAACCTCATTCCTATGGAAG GTCATGAGCATGATTTACGAGTTAAACACCTTTGCGATACCCTGAGCGACAAGCACGGGCCGGCTGCGG GGAGGGACGACGTCTTCGACATCGAGATCGACGCGTACATCCACTGTGTCAGTGCCTTCGTCAAACTGGCCCAGAGCGAGTACCAGCTCCTGACGGAGATCGTCCCGGAGCACCACCAGAAAAAGACCTTTGATTCTCTCATCCAG GAGTCATTAGATAACTTGATCATGGAGGGGGATAACATTGTCTCAGCTGCCCGGAAAGCCATCATCCGACACGACTATTCAGCTGTGCTCACAATCTTCCCCATCCTGAAGCATCTTAAGCAGATGAAGCCAGAATTTGACCAGGTCTTGCAG GGAACTGCAGCAGGCACTAAGAACAAACTGCCAGGGCTGATCACTTCCATGGAGACCACTGGTGCAAAAGCACTGGAAGAGTTTGCAGACAACATTAAG AATGACCCAGACAAGGAATATAACATGCCAAAAGATGGGACAGTTCATGAACTCACCAGCAAT GCCATCCTTTTCCTTCAGCAATTACTGGATTTCCAGGAGACAGCAGGTGCCATGCTGGCATCCCAAG TTCTTGGGGACACATACAATATTCCTTTAGATCACAGAG AgaccagctcctcagccagtAGCTACAGCTCAGAGTTCAGCAGGCGGCTGCTCAGCACCTACATCT gCAAAGTGCTGGGCAACCTGCAGCTTAACCTTCTCAGTAAATCCAAGGTTTATGAAGACCCGGCTTTGAGTGCCATTTTTCTGCACAACAACTACAACTACATTCTGAAATCTCTGGAGAA gTCTGAGCTGATCCAATTGGTGGCCGTGACACAGAAAACAGCTGAGAGGTCTTACCGGGAGCTCATTGAGCAGCAGATCCAGACCTACCAGCGCAG CTGGTTGAAGGTGACAGATTACATCTCGGAGAGAAACCTGCCTGTCTTTCAACCAGGAGTGAAG CTCAAGGACAAGGAGAGGCAGATGATAAAGGAGCGCTTTAAG GGTTTTAATGATGGATTGGAGGAGCTGTGCAAGATCCAGAAGGCCTGGGCGATTCCAGACATGGAGCAACGGGACAAAATCCGCCGGGCCCAGAAAACCATTGTGAAAGAGACTTATGGTGCCTTCTTGAACAG ATTTGGCAATGTGCCCTTCACCAAGAACCCTGAGAAATACATCAAATACCAGGTCGACCAGGTGGGGGAGATGATCGAGAAGCTGTTTGACACATCAGCATAA
- the EXOC7 gene encoding exocyst complex component 7 isoform X9 yields the protein MIPSEEVSARRREIEDKLKQEEETLSFIKESLEKSDQLTKNMVSILSSFESRLMKLENSIIPVHKQTENLQRLQENVEKTLSCLDHVISYYHVAKDTEKIIKEGPTGRLEEYLNCMDKIQKAVEYFQDNNPDSPELNRVKSLFERGKESLESEFRSLMTRHTKPVPPILILDLISGDDEMETQEEMSLEHLPESVLHDIIRISGWLVENGRNQDFMTVYFQIRSVQLDRSIKGLKDHFRKNSSSSGVPYSPAIQNKRKDTPTKKPIKRPGHEHDLRVKHLCDTLSDKHGPAAGRDDVFDIEIDAYIHCVSAFVKLAQSEYQLLTEIVPEHHQKKTFDSLIQESLDNLIMEGDNIVSAARKAIIRHDYSAVLTIFPILKHLKQMKPEFDQVLQGTAAGTKNKLPGLITSMETTGAKALEEFADNIKNDPDKEYNMPKDGTVHELTSNAILFLQQLLDFQETAGAMLASQETSSSASSYSSEFSRRLLSTYICKVLGNLQLNLLSKSKVYEDPALSAIFLHNNYNYILKSLEKSELIQLVAVTQKTAERSYRELIEQQIQTYQRSWLKVTDYISERNLPVFQPGVKLKDKERQMIKERFKGFNDGLEELCKIQKAWAIPDMEQRDKIRRAQKTIVKETYGAFLNRFGNVPFTKNPEKYIKYQVDQVGEMIEKLFDTSA from the exons ATGATCCCGAGCGAGGAGGTGTCGGCCCGCAGGAGGGAGATCGAGGACAAGCTCAAGCAG GAGGAAGAAACTCTGTCCTTTATCAAAGAGAGCCTTGAGAAGAGTGACCAGCTCACCAAGAACATG GTTTCTATCCTGTCCTCCTTTGAAAGTCGTCTGATGAAGTTGGAGAACTCGATCATCCCAGTCCATAAACAGACAGAGAACCTGCAGCGCCTGCAGGAGAACGTGGAGAAGACCCTGTCCTGCCTGGATCACGTAATCAGTTACTACCATGTGGCCAAAGACACAGAGAAGATCATAAAGGAGGG CCCCACTGGGAGGTTGGAGGAATACTTGAACTGCATGGACAAAATCCAGAAGGCAGTGGAATATTTCCAGGACAACAATCCGGACAGCCCAGAGCTGAACCGTGTG AAATCCCTCTTTGAGAGGGGCAAGGAATCCCTGGAGTCGGAGTTCCGCAGCTTGATGACACGACACACCAAGCCAGTCCCACCCATCCTCATCCTGGACCTGATCAGTGGGGATGACGAAATGGAGACGCAGGAGGAGATGTCTCTGGAGCACCTCCCGGAGAGTGTCCTGCACGACATCATCCGCATTTCTGGCTGGCTGGTGGAGAACGGCAGGAATCAAG ATTTCATGACTGTTTACTTCCAAATCCGCTCTGTCCAGCTCGACCGCTCCATCAAGGGGCTGAAGGACCATTTCCGTAAGAACAGCTCTTCCTCTGGGGTGCCCTATTCCCCTGCCATTCAGAACAAAAGGAAGGACACCCCCACCAAAAAGCCAATCAAGAGGCCAG GTCATGAGCATGATTTACGAGTTAAACACCTTTGCGATACCCTGAGCGACAAGCACGGGCCGGCTGCGG GGAGGGACGACGTCTTCGACATCGAGATCGACGCGTACATCCACTGTGTCAGTGCCTTCGTCAAACTGGCCCAGAGCGAGTACCAGCTCCTGACGGAGATCGTCCCGGAGCACCACCAGAAAAAGACCTTTGATTCTCTCATCCAG GAGTCATTAGATAACTTGATCATGGAGGGGGATAACATTGTCTCAGCTGCCCGGAAAGCCATCATCCGACACGACTATTCAGCTGTGCTCACAATCTTCCCCATCCTGAAGCATCTTAAGCAGATGAAGCCAGAATTTGACCAGGTCTTGCAG GGAACTGCAGCAGGCACTAAGAACAAACTGCCAGGGCTGATCACTTCCATGGAGACCACTGGTGCAAAAGCACTGGAAGAGTTTGCAGACAACATTAAG AATGACCCAGACAAGGAATATAACATGCCAAAAGATGGGACAGTTCATGAACTCACCAGCAAT GCCATCCTTTTCCTTCAGCAATTACTGGATTTCCAGGAGACAGCAGGTGCCATGCTGGCATCCCAAG AgaccagctcctcagccagtAGCTACAGCTCAGAGTTCAGCAGGCGGCTGCTCAGCACCTACATCT gCAAAGTGCTGGGCAACCTGCAGCTTAACCTTCTCAGTAAATCCAAGGTTTATGAAGACCCGGCTTTGAGTGCCATTTTTCTGCACAACAACTACAACTACATTCTGAAATCTCTGGAGAA gTCTGAGCTGATCCAATTGGTGGCCGTGACACAGAAAACAGCTGAGAGGTCTTACCGGGAGCTCATTGAGCAGCAGATCCAGACCTACCAGCGCAG CTGGTTGAAGGTGACAGATTACATCTCGGAGAGAAACCTGCCTGTCTTTCAACCAGGAGTGAAG CTCAAGGACAAGGAGAGGCAGATGATAAAGGAGCGCTTTAAG GGTTTTAATGATGGATTGGAGGAGCTGTGCAAGATCCAGAAGGCCTGGGCGATTCCAGACATGGAGCAACGGGACAAAATCCGCCGGGCCCAGAAAACCATTGTGAAAGAGACTTATGGTGCCTTCTTGAACAG ATTTGGCAATGTGCCCTTCACCAAGAACCCTGAGAAATACATCAAATACCAGGTCGACCAGGTGGGGGAGATGATCGAGAAGCTGTTTGACACATCAGCATAA
- the EXOC7 gene encoding exocyst complex component 7 isoform X8 — translation MIPSEEVSARRREIEDKLKQEEETLSFIKESLEKSDQLTKNMVSILSSFESRLMKLENSIIPVHKQTENLQRLQENVEKTLSCLDHVISYYHVAKDTEKIIKEGPTGRLEEYLNCMDKIQKAVEYFQDNNPDSPELNRVKSLFERGKESLESEFRSLMTRHTKPVPPILILDLISGDDEMETQEEMSLEHLPESVLHDIIRISGWLVENGRNQDFMTVYFQIRSVQLDRSIKGLKDHFRKNSSSSGVPYSPAIQNKRKDTPTKKPIKRPGTIRKAQNLLKQYSQHGLDGKKGASNLIPMEGRDDVFDIEIDAYIHCVSAFVKLAQSEYQLLTEIVPEHHQKKTFDSLIQESLDNLIMEGDNIVSAARKAIIRHDYSAVLTIFPILKHLKQMKPEFDQVLQGTAAGTKNKLPGLITSMETTGAKALEEFADNIKNDPDKEYNMPKDGTVHELTSNAILFLQQLLDFQETAGAMLASQETSSSASSYSSEFSRRLLSTYICKVLGNLQLNLLSKSKVYEDPALSAIFLHNNYNYILKSLEKSELIQLVAVTQKTAERSYRELIEQQIQTYQRSWLKVTDYISERNLPVFQPGVKLKDKERQMIKERFKGFNDGLEELCKIQKAWAIPDMEQRDKIRRAQKTIVKETYGAFLNRFGNVPFTKNPEKYIKYQVDQVGEMIEKLFDTSA, via the exons ATGATCCCGAGCGAGGAGGTGTCGGCCCGCAGGAGGGAGATCGAGGACAAGCTCAAGCAG GAGGAAGAAACTCTGTCCTTTATCAAAGAGAGCCTTGAGAAGAGTGACCAGCTCACCAAGAACATG GTTTCTATCCTGTCCTCCTTTGAAAGTCGTCTGATGAAGTTGGAGAACTCGATCATCCCAGTCCATAAACAGACAGAGAACCTGCAGCGCCTGCAGGAGAACGTGGAGAAGACCCTGTCCTGCCTGGATCACGTAATCAGTTACTACCATGTGGCCAAAGACACAGAGAAGATCATAAAGGAGGG CCCCACTGGGAGGTTGGAGGAATACTTGAACTGCATGGACAAAATCCAGAAGGCAGTGGAATATTTCCAGGACAACAATCCGGACAGCCCAGAGCTGAACCGTGTG AAATCCCTCTTTGAGAGGGGCAAGGAATCCCTGGAGTCGGAGTTCCGCAGCTTGATGACACGACACACCAAGCCAGTCCCACCCATCCTCATCCTGGACCTGATCAGTGGGGATGACGAAATGGAGACGCAGGAGGAGATGTCTCTGGAGCACCTCCCGGAGAGTGTCCTGCACGACATCATCCGCATTTCTGGCTGGCTGGTGGAGAACGGCAGGAATCAAG ATTTCATGACTGTTTACTTCCAAATCCGCTCTGTCCAGCTCGACCGCTCCATCAAGGGGCTGAAGGACCATTTCCGTAAGAACAGCTCTTCCTCTGGGGTGCCCTATTCCCCTGCCATTCAGAACAAAAGGAAGGACACCCCCACCAAAAAGCCAATCAAGAGGCCAG GCACGATCCGTAAGGCTCAGAACCTTCTGAAACAGTACTCTCAGCATGGTCTAGATGGGAAAAAGGGGGCCTCTAACCTCATTCCTATGGAAG GGAGGGACGACGTCTTCGACATCGAGATCGACGCGTACATCCACTGTGTCAGTGCCTTCGTCAAACTGGCCCAGAGCGAGTACCAGCTCCTGACGGAGATCGTCCCGGAGCACCACCAGAAAAAGACCTTTGATTCTCTCATCCAG GAGTCATTAGATAACTTGATCATGGAGGGGGATAACATTGTCTCAGCTGCCCGGAAAGCCATCATCCGACACGACTATTCAGCTGTGCTCACAATCTTCCCCATCCTGAAGCATCTTAAGCAGATGAAGCCAGAATTTGACCAGGTCTTGCAG GGAACTGCAGCAGGCACTAAGAACAAACTGCCAGGGCTGATCACTTCCATGGAGACCACTGGTGCAAAAGCACTGGAAGAGTTTGCAGACAACATTAAG AATGACCCAGACAAGGAATATAACATGCCAAAAGATGGGACAGTTCATGAACTCACCAGCAAT GCCATCCTTTTCCTTCAGCAATTACTGGATTTCCAGGAGACAGCAGGTGCCATGCTGGCATCCCAAG AgaccagctcctcagccagtAGCTACAGCTCAGAGTTCAGCAGGCGGCTGCTCAGCACCTACATCT gCAAAGTGCTGGGCAACCTGCAGCTTAACCTTCTCAGTAAATCCAAGGTTTATGAAGACCCGGCTTTGAGTGCCATTTTTCTGCACAACAACTACAACTACATTCTGAAATCTCTGGAGAA gTCTGAGCTGATCCAATTGGTGGCCGTGACACAGAAAACAGCTGAGAGGTCTTACCGGGAGCTCATTGAGCAGCAGATCCAGACCTACCAGCGCAG CTGGTTGAAGGTGACAGATTACATCTCGGAGAGAAACCTGCCTGTCTTTCAACCAGGAGTGAAG CTCAAGGACAAGGAGAGGCAGATGATAAAGGAGCGCTTTAAG GGTTTTAATGATGGATTGGAGGAGCTGTGCAAGATCCAGAAGGCCTGGGCGATTCCAGACATGGAGCAACGGGACAAAATCCGCCGGGCCCAGAAAACCATTGTGAAAGAGACTTATGGTGCCTTCTTGAACAG ATTTGGCAATGTGCCCTTCACCAAGAACCCTGAGAAATACATCAAATACCAGGTCGACCAGGTGGGGGAGATGATCGAGAAGCTGTTTGACACATCAGCATAA
- the EXOC7 gene encoding exocyst complex component 7 isoform X6 codes for MIPSEEVSARRREIEDKLKQEEETLSFIKESLEKSDQLTKNMVSILSSFESRLMKLENSIIPVHKQTENLQRLQENVEKTLSCLDHVISYYHVAKDTEKIIKEGPTGRLEEYLNCMDKIQKAVEYFQDNNPDSPELNRVKSLFERGKESLESEFRSLMTRHTKPVPPILILDLISGDDEMETQEEMSLEHLPESVLHDIIRISGWLVENGRNQDFMTVYFQIRSVQLDRSIKGLKDHFRKNSSSSGVPYSPAIQNKRKDTPTKKPIKRPGTIRKAQNLLKQYSQHGLDGKKGASNLIPMEGRDDVFDIEIDAYIHCVSAFVKLAQSEYQLLTEIVPEHHQKKTFDSLIQESLDNLIMEGDNIVSAARKAIIRHDYSAVLTIFPILKHLKQMKPEFDQVLQGTAAGTKNKLPGLITSMETTGAKALEEFADNIKNDPDKEYNMPKDGTVHELTSNAILFLQQLLDFQETAGAMLASQVLGDTYNIPLDHRETSSSASSYSSEFSRRLLSTYICKVLGNLQLNLLSKSKVYEDPALSAIFLHNNYNYILKSLEKSELIQLVAVTQKTAERSYRELIEQQIQTYQRSWLKVTDYISERNLPVFQPGVKLKDKERQMIKERFKGFNDGLEELCKIQKAWAIPDMEQRDKIRRAQKTIVKETYGAFLNRFGNVPFTKNPEKYIKYQVDQVGEMIEKLFDTSA; via the exons ATGATCCCGAGCGAGGAGGTGTCGGCCCGCAGGAGGGAGATCGAGGACAAGCTCAAGCAG GAGGAAGAAACTCTGTCCTTTATCAAAGAGAGCCTTGAGAAGAGTGACCAGCTCACCAAGAACATG GTTTCTATCCTGTCCTCCTTTGAAAGTCGTCTGATGAAGTTGGAGAACTCGATCATCCCAGTCCATAAACAGACAGAGAACCTGCAGCGCCTGCAGGAGAACGTGGAGAAGACCCTGTCCTGCCTGGATCACGTAATCAGTTACTACCATGTGGCCAAAGACACAGAGAAGATCATAAAGGAGGG CCCCACTGGGAGGTTGGAGGAATACTTGAACTGCATGGACAAAATCCAGAAGGCAGTGGAATATTTCCAGGACAACAATCCGGACAGCCCAGAGCTGAACCGTGTG AAATCCCTCTTTGAGAGGGGCAAGGAATCCCTGGAGTCGGAGTTCCGCAGCTTGATGACACGACACACCAAGCCAGTCCCACCCATCCTCATCCTGGACCTGATCAGTGGGGATGACGAAATGGAGACGCAGGAGGAGATGTCTCTGGAGCACCTCCCGGAGAGTGTCCTGCACGACATCATCCGCATTTCTGGCTGGCTGGTGGAGAACGGCAGGAATCAAG ATTTCATGACTGTTTACTTCCAAATCCGCTCTGTCCAGCTCGACCGCTCCATCAAGGGGCTGAAGGACCATTTCCGTAAGAACAGCTCTTCCTCTGGGGTGCCCTATTCCCCTGCCATTCAGAACAAAAGGAAGGACACCCCCACCAAAAAGCCAATCAAGAGGCCAG GCACGATCCGTAAGGCTCAGAACCTTCTGAAACAGTACTCTCAGCATGGTCTAGATGGGAAAAAGGGGGCCTCTAACCTCATTCCTATGGAAG GGAGGGACGACGTCTTCGACATCGAGATCGACGCGTACATCCACTGTGTCAGTGCCTTCGTCAAACTGGCCCAGAGCGAGTACCAGCTCCTGACGGAGATCGTCCCGGAGCACCACCAGAAAAAGACCTTTGATTCTCTCATCCAG GAGTCATTAGATAACTTGATCATGGAGGGGGATAACATTGTCTCAGCTGCCCGGAAAGCCATCATCCGACACGACTATTCAGCTGTGCTCACAATCTTCCCCATCCTGAAGCATCTTAAGCAGATGAAGCCAGAATTTGACCAGGTCTTGCAG GGAACTGCAGCAGGCACTAAGAACAAACTGCCAGGGCTGATCACTTCCATGGAGACCACTGGTGCAAAAGCACTGGAAGAGTTTGCAGACAACATTAAG AATGACCCAGACAAGGAATATAACATGCCAAAAGATGGGACAGTTCATGAACTCACCAGCAAT GCCATCCTTTTCCTTCAGCAATTACTGGATTTCCAGGAGACAGCAGGTGCCATGCTGGCATCCCAAG TTCTTGGGGACACATACAATATTCCTTTAGATCACAGAG AgaccagctcctcagccagtAGCTACAGCTCAGAGTTCAGCAGGCGGCTGCTCAGCACCTACATCT gCAAAGTGCTGGGCAACCTGCAGCTTAACCTTCTCAGTAAATCCAAGGTTTATGAAGACCCGGCTTTGAGTGCCATTTTTCTGCACAACAACTACAACTACATTCTGAAATCTCTGGAGAA gTCTGAGCTGATCCAATTGGTGGCCGTGACACAGAAAACAGCTGAGAGGTCTTACCGGGAGCTCATTGAGCAGCAGATCCAGACCTACCAGCGCAG CTGGTTGAAGGTGACAGATTACATCTCGGAGAGAAACCTGCCTGTCTTTCAACCAGGAGTGAAG CTCAAGGACAAGGAGAGGCAGATGATAAAGGAGCGCTTTAAG GGTTTTAATGATGGATTGGAGGAGCTGTGCAAGATCCAGAAGGCCTGGGCGATTCCAGACATGGAGCAACGGGACAAAATCCGCCGGGCCCAGAAAACCATTGTGAAAGAGACTTATGGTGCCTTCTTGAACAG ATTTGGCAATGTGCCCTTCACCAAGAACCCTGAGAAATACATCAAATACCAGGTCGACCAGGTGGGGGAGATGATCGAGAAGCTGTTTGACACATCAGCATAA
- the EXOC7 gene encoding exocyst complex component 7 isoform X5 — MIPSEEVSARRREIEDKLKQEEETLSFIKESLEKSDQLTKNMVSILSSFESRLMKLENSIIPVHKQTENLQRLQENVEKTLSCLDHVISYYHVAKDTEKIIKEGPTGRLEEYLNCMDKIQKAVEYFQDNNPDSPELNRVKSLFERGKESLESEFRSLMTRHTKPVPPILILDLISGDDEMETQEEMSLEHLPESVLHDIIRISGWLVENGRNQDFMTVYFQIRSVQLDRSIKGLKDHFRKNSSSSGVPYSPAIQNKRKDTPTKKPIKRPVLIPGTIRKAQNLLKQYSQHGLDGKKGASNLIPMEGRDDVFDIEIDAYIHCVSAFVKLAQSEYQLLTEIVPEHHQKKTFDSLIQESLDNLIMEGDNIVSAARKAIIRHDYSAVLTIFPILKHLKQMKPEFDQVLQGTAAGTKNKLPGLITSMETTGAKALEEFADNIKNDPDKEYNMPKDGTVHELTSNAILFLQQLLDFQETAGAMLASQVLGDTYNIPLDHRETSSSASSYSSEFSRRLLSTYICKVLGNLQLNLLSKSKVYEDPALSAIFLHNNYNYILKSLEKSELIQLVAVTQKTAERSYRELIEQQIQTYQRSWLKVTDYISERNLPVFQPGVKLKDKERQMIKERFKGFNDGLEELCKIQKAWAIPDMEQRDKIRRAQKTIVKETYGAFLNRFGNVPFTKNPEKYIKYQVDQVGEMIEKLFDTSA, encoded by the exons ATGATCCCGAGCGAGGAGGTGTCGGCCCGCAGGAGGGAGATCGAGGACAAGCTCAAGCAG GAGGAAGAAACTCTGTCCTTTATCAAAGAGAGCCTTGAGAAGAGTGACCAGCTCACCAAGAACATG GTTTCTATCCTGTCCTCCTTTGAAAGTCGTCTGATGAAGTTGGAGAACTCGATCATCCCAGTCCATAAACAGACAGAGAACCTGCAGCGCCTGCAGGAGAACGTGGAGAAGACCCTGTCCTGCCTGGATCACGTAATCAGTTACTACCATGTGGCCAAAGACACAGAGAAGATCATAAAGGAGGG CCCCACTGGGAGGTTGGAGGAATACTTGAACTGCATGGACAAAATCCAGAAGGCAGTGGAATATTTCCAGGACAACAATCCGGACAGCCCAGAGCTGAACCGTGTG AAATCCCTCTTTGAGAGGGGCAAGGAATCCCTGGAGTCGGAGTTCCGCAGCTTGATGACACGACACACCAAGCCAGTCCCACCCATCCTCATCCTGGACCTGATCAGTGGGGATGACGAAATGGAGACGCAGGAGGAGATGTCTCTGGAGCACCTCCCGGAGAGTGTCCTGCACGACATCATCCGCATTTCTGGCTGGCTGGTGGAGAACGGCAGGAATCAAG ATTTCATGACTGTTTACTTCCAAATCCGCTCTGTCCAGCTCGACCGCTCCATCAAGGGGCTGAAGGACCATTTCCGTAAGAACAGCTCTTCCTCTGGGGTGCCCTATTCCCCTGCCATTCAGAACAAAAGGAAGGACACCCCCACCAAAAAGCCAATCAAGAGGCCAG tcCTCATCCCAG GCACGATCCGTAAGGCTCAGAACCTTCTGAAACAGTACTCTCAGCATGGTCTAGATGGGAAAAAGGGGGCCTCTAACCTCATTCCTATGGAAG GGAGGGACGACGTCTTCGACATCGAGATCGACGCGTACATCCACTGTGTCAGTGCCTTCGTCAAACTGGCCCAGAGCGAGTACCAGCTCCTGACGGAGATCGTCCCGGAGCACCACCAGAAAAAGACCTTTGATTCTCTCATCCAG GAGTCATTAGATAACTTGATCATGGAGGGGGATAACATTGTCTCAGCTGCCCGGAAAGCCATCATCCGACACGACTATTCAGCTGTGCTCACAATCTTCCCCATCCTGAAGCATCTTAAGCAGATGAAGCCAGAATTTGACCAGGTCTTGCAG GGAACTGCAGCAGGCACTAAGAACAAACTGCCAGGGCTGATCACTTCCATGGAGACCACTGGTGCAAAAGCACTGGAAGAGTTTGCAGACAACATTAAG AATGACCCAGACAAGGAATATAACATGCCAAAAGATGGGACAGTTCATGAACTCACCAGCAAT GCCATCCTTTTCCTTCAGCAATTACTGGATTTCCAGGAGACAGCAGGTGCCATGCTGGCATCCCAAG TTCTTGGGGACACATACAATATTCCTTTAGATCACAGAG AgaccagctcctcagccagtAGCTACAGCTCAGAGTTCAGCAGGCGGCTGCTCAGCACCTACATCT gCAAAGTGCTGGGCAACCTGCAGCTTAACCTTCTCAGTAAATCCAAGGTTTATGAAGACCCGGCTTTGAGTGCCATTTTTCTGCACAACAACTACAACTACATTCTGAAATCTCTGGAGAA gTCTGAGCTGATCCAATTGGTGGCCGTGACACAGAAAACAGCTGAGAGGTCTTACCGGGAGCTCATTGAGCAGCAGATCCAGACCTACCAGCGCAG CTGGTTGAAGGTGACAGATTACATCTCGGAGAGAAACCTGCCTGTCTTTCAACCAGGAGTGAAG CTCAAGGACAAGGAGAGGCAGATGATAAAGGAGCGCTTTAAG GGTTTTAATGATGGATTGGAGGAGCTGTGCAAGATCCAGAAGGCCTGGGCGATTCCAGACATGGAGCAACGGGACAAAATCCGCCGGGCCCAGAAAACCATTGTGAAAGAGACTTATGGTGCCTTCTTGAACAG ATTTGGCAATGTGCCCTTCACCAAGAACCCTGAGAAATACATCAAATACCAGGTCGACCAGGTGGGGGAGATGATCGAGAAGCTGTTTGACACATCAGCATAA